The proteins below come from a single Rhodococcus sp. WMMA185 genomic window:
- a CDS encoding IS3 family transposase, whose translation MLTSTLSISERLACKAVGLARSTFRRIPAAHDQPDPDADLRAWLRRYATEHPLHGFRRAWAHLRQNEGLLVNKKKIHRLWKEEGLQVQIHCRSKRVNSSSGPDVRKIL comes from the coding sequence ATGCTGACCTCCACGTTGAGTATCTCGGAACGATTGGCATGCAAAGCTGTTGGGCTCGCCCGATCAACGTTTCGGCGGATTCCCGCAGCGCACGATCAACCAGATCCCGACGCCGACTTGCGGGCCTGGCTTCGCCGCTACGCCACGGAACACCCGCTGCATGGATTTCGGCGCGCATGGGCACATCTGCGTCAGAACGAGGGACTGTTGGTGAACAAGAAGAAGATCCATCGACTTTGGAAAGAGGAAGGCCTCCAGGTGCAGATCCACTGCCGTAGCAAGCGTGTGAACTCGAGTTCGGGTCCTGATGTCAGGAAAATCCTCTAA
- a CDS encoding transposase, which produces MMAERKRSSAEDIVRKLRRADELTATGKTQEQIAADLEVSTATLYNWRRQYSGVDTEAAKELEQLRKQNSKLKRQLAEAELEKDALREVAKGKF; this is translated from the coding sequence ATGATGGCTGAACGGAAGCGGAGCTCTGCAGAGGACATCGTTCGGAAGCTGCGGCGGGCAGACGAGCTGACCGCTACAGGTAAGACGCAGGAGCAGATCGCCGCCGACCTCGAGGTATCGACAGCGACGCTGTACAACTGGCGACGCCAGTACAGCGGCGTAGATACCGAAGCCGCAAAAGAGCTCGAACAGCTCCGGAAACAGAACAGCAAGCTCAAACGCCAACTCGCCGAAGCCGAGTTGGAAAAGGACGCACTACGTGAGGTGGCCAAGGGAAAATTCTGA